In Candidatus Chromulinivoraceae bacterium, the following proteins share a genomic window:
- the der gene encoding ribosome biogenesis GTPase Der: MARKLPTVAIIGQANVGKSSLFNRMVRAQQAIVAREAGTTRDNVLGKVEYKHHSFWLVDTAGLKDPNDEFEASIQEQITEAADAADVILVIVDSSQYVSDQDRLVAKKALRSKKPVILVTNKSDLKTSLPKDEFKRLGIKTILRTSAEHNSGIIEVLDEVISHISAEHEEEPDDILRISLIGRPNVGKSYLFNTLAGKQQALVANIAGTTRDVNRIRVRYNDRDIEILDTAGMRKPGKQEVGIEKFSVLRTLQAIEESDVCFLLMDVNELNTQLDQRLAGIINESGKGMALVISKWDSVEDKDAYTRDALAPKITRTFDFTPWAPLIFTSSVTGQNVTKLFDLALDIDARRKQTTKTRILNDLLQKAVQKHPPAGLKNTHPKLRYIVQTDTTPPWFVIYGSNLKFVHWSYKRYLERLVRETYNYAGTPIKFSFRDEKQIKANNERIAEGKAPVTKKYKQQKEAEANENNLRPGQSK; the protein is encoded by the coding sequence ATGGCTCGTAAATTACCAACCGTTGCAATCATTGGCCAAGCGAACGTCGGCAAGAGTTCGCTTTTTAACCGTATGGTTCGTGCCCAGCAGGCTATTGTGGCCCGCGAAGCAGGAACTACTCGTGACAATGTTCTCGGTAAGGTAGAGTATAAGCACCACTCATTTTGGCTCGTAGATACCGCTGGTCTTAAAGACCCGAACGATGAGTTTGAGGCAAGTATCCAAGAACAGATTACTGAAGCTGCAGATGCTGCAGATGTTATTTTGGTTATTGTCGACAGCAGCCAATACGTCAGTGACCAAGACCGACTTGTAGCTAAAAAAGCACTCAGGTCTAAAAAGCCAGTCATTCTTGTCACCAACAAATCAGACCTTAAGACCAGCCTGCCAAAAGACGAGTTTAAACGCCTTGGCATTAAAACGATTCTTCGTACCAGCGCCGAACACAACAGTGGTATCATAGAGGTCCTCGATGAAGTTATCTCTCACATTTCAGCTGAGCACGAAGAAGAGCCAGATGACATCCTTCGCATTTCTCTTATCGGTCGTCCAAACGTTGGCAAATCGTATCTTTTTAACACCCTCGCTGGTAAGCAGCAGGCGCTCGTAGCCAACATTGCCGGTACCACCCGCGATGTTAACCGCATTCGTGTCCGCTACAACGACCGTGATATCGAGATTCTCGACACAGCTGGTATGCGTAAACCAGGCAAGCAAGAGGTAGGTATCGAAAAGTTTAGCGTCCTGCGAACACTCCAAGCTATTGAAGAGTCTGACGTTTGTTTCCTACTAATGGATGTTAACGAACTCAATACTCAGCTCGACCAACGCCTTGCAGGCATTATTAATGAATCAGGCAAGGGGATGGCTCTTGTCATCAGTAAGTGGGACTCAGTTGAAGATAAAGACGCTTACACGCGTGATGCTTTGGCACCAAAGATTACTCGCACCTTCGACTTTACACCTTGGGCACCACTGATTTTCACCAGCAGCGTCACTGGACAGAACGTTACTAAATTATTTGACCTTGCTCTTGATATCGACGCACGTCGCAAACAAACGACAAAAACTCGTATCCTAAACGACTTGCTCCAAAAAGCCGTCCAAAAGCACCCACCAGCAGGCCTTAAAAATACTCACCCTAAACTGCGTTATATCGTCCAAACCGACACTACACCACCATGGTTTGTTATCTATGGCTCTAACCTTAAATTCGTTCACTGGAGCTACAAACGTTATCTTGAACGTCTTGTCCGCGAGACCTACAACTATGCTGGTACGCCGATAAAATTCAGTTTCCGCGACGAGAAACAAATCAAAGCAAACAACGAACGCATCGCCGAAGGCAAAGCGCCAGTTACTAAAAAATACAAGCAACAAAAAGAAGCAGAAGCTAATGAAAATAATCTTCGCCCAGGGCAATCCAAGTAA
- a CDS encoding pseudouridine synthase translates to MPDSEQLRLNKHLALQLGVSRREADLLIEKGKVTINNTPATLGARFNEGDTIVVNGEPLAGSKAMRYLMFHKPIGYVCSRKSQGDIPTIYTILPSEYHELKPVGRLDKDSSGLIFLTNDGDFAFHMTHPKFAKTKIYKVRLDHDLEPLHQQMISDYGVQLEDGTSKLQLTRISDDRRTEWEVTMHEGRNRQIRRTFASLGYEVKKLHRTNFGNYSLGDMKPGEYKLVDMQ, encoded by the coding sequence ATGCCTGATAGTGAACAGTTACGACTCAATAAACACCTCGCCTTACAGCTAGGTGTTTCTCGTCGTGAAGCAGATTTACTTATCGAAAAGGGAAAGGTAACCATCAACAATACGCCAGCAACACTTGGCGCGCGATTTAACGAGGGTGATACGATTGTCGTAAATGGCGAACCTCTAGCAGGTTCAAAGGCTATGCGCTACCTTATGTTTCACAAACCCATAGGCTACGTCTGTTCACGGAAATCTCAAGGTGATATACCAACGATTTACACCATTCTCCCTAGTGAGTACCACGAATTAAAGCCAGTTGGGCGCCTCGATAAGGATAGCTCTGGCCTTATCTTTCTTACCAACGATGGTGATTTTGCCTTTCATATGACTCACCCTAAGTTTGCAAAAACAAAAATATACAAGGTACGACTTGACCACGACCTTGAACCACTTCATCAACAGATGATCAGTGACTATGGTGTACAACTCGAAGATGGTACTAGTAAGCTACAGTTAACTCGGATTTCGGACGATCGCCGAACTGAATGGGAAGTTACTATGCATGAAGGTCGTAATCGACAAATTCGCCGTACCTTTGCTTCGCTAGGCTACGAGGTAAAAAAGCTTCATCGGACCAACTTTGGCAATTATTCACTTGGTGATATGAAGCCCGGTGAGTACAAACTCGTTGATATGCAGTAG
- a CDS encoding response regulator, which yields MTKILLVEDDKSLREIYGVRLLAEGYDIISAGDGEAALAMAIKERPSLIVSDVMMPKISGFDMLDILRSTTETKDIKVIMMTALSSEDQRARGEALGADRYLVKSQVGIEDVVRTVHDVLGDAPVSSTSAAQTFGSMSAPRPAPTTAIPTRPAMAAPQASQTMPIAPPPFNATAAPQPQVQHMPQMTAAPAAPANALPQPTAPFSTTRPANLGERVIHPISQPAGGARLDIGSLMEQELNQAPTPQPTAPQQQPQPQQPAVQMTQPVPNPLPPPPPAPSVPLQASPPMQGAQPTPMPMPQPQQPRVEMPEPSGISFEETPRPMPTPIAPQPPRGPQPPQV from the coding sequence ATGACCAAAATACTACTGGTAGAGGACGACAAAAGTCTACGCGAAATCTACGGCGTGCGCCTCCTGGCTGAAGGGTACGACATCATCTCGGCCGGCGACGGCGAAGCTGCGCTTGCTATGGCTATTAAAGAACGTCCTTCACTCATCGTGAGTGATGTTATGATGCCAAAGATCAGTGGTTTTGACATGCTTGATATTCTCCGCTCCACGACTGAGACAAAAGATATCAAAGTTATTATGATGACCGCTCTTTCAAGTGAAGACCAACGTGCCCGTGGTGAGGCTCTTGGTGCCGATAGATACTTGGTTAAATCCCAGGTAGGTATTGAAGATGTCGTTCGTACTGTCCATGATGTTCTCGGCGATGCACCGGTCAGCTCTACTTCAGCAGCACAGACGTTTGGCTCGATGTCTGCTCCACGCCCAGCACCTACGACTGCCATTCCAACACGTCCAGCGATGGCCGCCCCCCAAGCTTCACAAACAATGCCTATTGCACCACCGCCGTTTAATGCAACGGCAGCGCCTCAGCCTCAAGTACAACACATGCCTCAGATGACAGCTGCTCCAGCCGCACCAGCTAACGCGCTACCTCAACCAACAGCACCATTTTCCACTACACGTCCTGCTAACCTCGGTGAACGTGTTATTCACCCAATATCTCAGCCAGCTGGTGGTGCTCGATTGGATATTGGCAGCCTTATGGAACAAGAGCTCAACCAAGCCCCGACTCCTCAGCCCACAGCACCTCAACAGCAACCTCAACCACAGCAGCCGGCAGTGCAAATGACACAGCCTGTACCAAACCCGCTTCCACCGCCTCCGCCCGCACCATCCGTGCCGCTACAGGCCTCTCCACCTATGCAAGGCGCTCAGCCAACGCCGATGCCAATGCCTCAACCACAACAACCTCGCGTTGAAATGCCCGAGCCAAGCGGCATCTCATTCGAGGAAACACCCCGCCCTATGCCGACACCAATTGCGCCTCAACCACCCCGAGGCCCGCAGCCTCCTCAGGTTTAG
- a CDS encoding ATP-binding protein — protein MWAYFANVKNIGAGLLVSDQAAAMAAVTLIMGFVSYLWAPQKYIEWGSLGVFFLLTATIALLVLSTGGVNSPFIALWMLVSVFAGVFGWYGLIPLLLVSFLYLAMQYSGGTLSREMIVSVVLTGELPLGVSYLIWHSKEKTEGKGDDRAYHELASELSQVSGKSEIVINAIADGVIALSGQGIIQLINPAAQQLTGWTKQDAVSLNYKSVLNLLDKNDHELTPANDPVSQVLATNKEVNVSDLSLTTHAGKKILVSVIVSPVGQPGSGVIVVFRDITNEKREERQQAEFISTAAHEMRTPVASIEGYLGLALNPATAQVDEKARDFINKAHQSVEHLGNLFQDLLDVSKADDGRLSNNPKVVDVVSFTHDIVEGLKPKAEAKGLHVLYKPQPDDAEDRAGERRLNPVFYANLDNDHLREVISNLIDNAIKYTPKGDVVIDIGGDDNDHIIISVADSGIGIPKEDQGHLFQKFYRVDNTDTREIGGTGLGLYLCRRLVEAMNGRIWVDSEYKQGSTFYVEIPRIDHEEATRLIEAASIEEEREMEQQKISGVTQTATLDTTLDTPQAALSTAAFPTPAQPTIMPTSQMPQQAPVQPVSMPGESVYTNLPAKEVVQQLQAAGNQITQPQQPQPYYQPQAPQQPVYQPQQQYTAPRAPVTPARENIPLTSIEQNPNQYIRQRGDIPVPPRNQN, from the coding sequence GTGTGGGCTTATTTTGCCAATGTCAAAAACATTGGAGCCGGTCTACTCGTTAGCGACCAGGCTGCAGCCATGGCTGCCGTGACGCTTATTATGGGTTTCGTCTCTTATTTATGGGCACCACAAAAGTATATAGAATGGGGATCTTTGGGCGTCTTCTTCCTCCTTACCGCTACTATTGCGCTGCTCGTTCTTAGTACGGGCGGCGTCAATTCACCGTTCATCGCACTTTGGATGCTAGTCTCGGTGTTCGCAGGTGTATTTGGCTGGTACGGACTCATCCCGTTACTGTTAGTTTCTTTTTTATATTTAGCGATGCAATACAGCGGGGGTACCCTCTCGCGCGAAATGATCGTTTCCGTTGTATTAACCGGAGAATTGCCTCTTGGTGTTAGTTATCTTATCTGGCATTCTAAAGAAAAAACCGAAGGTAAAGGTGACGACCGTGCCTATCATGAACTGGCGAGCGAACTAAGCCAAGTATCTGGCAAATCAGAGATTGTCATTAACGCCATTGCCGATGGAGTGATCGCCCTAAGCGGTCAGGGGATTATTCAACTCATTAATCCTGCCGCCCAGCAGTTAACTGGTTGGACTAAGCAAGATGCCGTTTCCCTTAATTATAAGTCCGTCCTTAATCTACTCGATAAGAACGACCACGAGCTCACACCAGCAAACGATCCCGTATCGCAAGTACTCGCCACTAATAAAGAGGTGAACGTAAGTGACCTCTCTCTCACAACCCATGCTGGCAAAAAAATTCTTGTCTCAGTTATCGTCTCACCGGTTGGGCAACCAGGTTCTGGTGTTATTGTCGTGTTCCGCGACATAACGAACGAAAAGCGCGAAGAGCGTCAACAGGCCGAGTTTATCAGTACAGCCGCACACGAAATGCGTACACCGGTGGCTTCTATCGAAGGATATCTTGGTTTAGCGCTTAACCCTGCAACGGCTCAGGTAGATGAAAAAGCGCGTGACTTCATTAACAAGGCACACCAATCTGTCGAACACCTCGGTAATCTCTTTCAAGACCTCTTGGACGTCAGTAAAGCAGACGACGGTCGACTTTCTAACAATCCTAAGGTTGTCGATGTCGTCTCCTTTACGCACGATATCGTAGAAGGCCTTAAGCCAAAAGCTGAGGCCAAGGGCTTGCATGTTCTATACAAGCCCCAGCCCGACGACGCCGAGGACAGAGCAGGGGAGCGTCGACTCAATCCTGTTTTCTATGCCAACCTCGACAACGACCATCTGCGTGAAGTTATCTCCAACCTTATTGATAACGCTATCAAATACACACCAAAGGGTGATGTTGTTATTGATATCGGTGGTGATGATAACGACCATATCATTATCAGTGTGGCTGACAGTGGTATTGGCATCCCTAAGGAAGACCAAGGGCACTTATTCCAAAAGTTCTATCGCGTTGATAATACCGATACTAGGGAAATCGGTGGAACCGGCCTTGGACTCTATCTCTGCCGTCGCCTCGTTGAAGCTATGAACGGCCGTATTTGGGTAGACAGTGAATACAAACAGGGAAGTACCTTTTACGTGGAGATCCCTCGCATCGATCATGAGGAGGCAACAAGGCTCATAGAGGCAGCCAGCATCGAAGAAGAACGCGAGATGGAACAACAAAAAATATCCGGCGTCACGCAAACGGCAACCCTAGATACAACGCTGGATACTCCACAGGCAGCCTTATCAACGGCAGCATTTCCAACACCTGCGCAGCCTACCATCATGCCAACTTCGCAAATGCCGCAACAGGCACCAGTTCAGCCCGTTAGTATGCCTGGCGAGTCTGTTTACACCAACCTCCCGGCAAAAGAGGTTGTACAGCAACTCCAAGCAGCTGGAAATCAAATTACGCAGCCCCAACAACCTCAGCCATACTATCAGCCACAAGCACCTCAACAACCCGTTTACCAGCCTCAGCAGCAATATACAGCACCACGTGCACCGGTCACGCCAGCGCGAGAGAATATACCGCTCACCAGTATCGAACAGAACCCTAATCAATATATTCGGCAACGAGGCGATATTCCCGTTCCACCCCGAAACCAAAATTAA
- a CDS encoding coenzyme F420-0:L-glutamate ligase, producing MNISTIKTPVVKAGAMLLTELLDDSLHGFCDNSILVITSKVVSLCESRVVDKEKAAKDELIRHEADFYLDPSYSSHRYHFSIVQGMLTSSAGIDESNGNGDYVLWPHDAQSTANQVRQYLQRRFMVKNVGVIIVDSTSYPLRRGAIGTSLAHSGFKALNDYRGKSDLFGRSIKVEVANVCEGLAAGAVATMGEGAESTPIAVITEANFVTFQSTDPTPEELTELRVALDDDYYASFLTSAPWQRGDRS from the coding sequence ATGAATATTAGCACGATTAAAACACCGGTCGTAAAAGCTGGGGCAATGCTTTTGACAGAACTGCTCGATGACTCTTTGCATGGGTTTTGTGACAACTCTATTTTAGTCATCACCTCTAAAGTTGTGTCGCTCTGCGAGTCTCGTGTCGTAGATAAAGAAAAAGCGGCAAAAGATGAACTCATTAGGCATGAAGCAGACTTTTATCTAGATCCTTCCTACAGTTCTCATCGATACCATTTTAGTATCGTACAGGGCATGCTTACCTCTTCTGCGGGTATTGATGAGTCGAACGGTAACGGCGACTATGTACTATGGCCGCATGATGCCCAGTCAACGGCAAACCAAGTACGACAGTATCTGCAGCGCCGTTTTATGGTTAAAAATGTCGGTGTCATAATTGTTGATAGTACAAGCTATCCACTGCGGCGTGGCGCTATCGGTACGAGCCTCGCGCATAGCGGCTTCAAAGCTTTAAATGACTACAGGGGCAAGTCTGATCTCTTTGGCCGATCTATTAAGGTTGAGGTTGCAAATGTCTGCGAAGGTCTCGCTGCAGGGGCCGTTGCAACTATGGGTGAGGGTGCCGAGAGTACTCCGATTGCCGTTATAACAGAGGCGAATTTCGTGACATTTCAGAGTACCGACCCGACACCCGAGGAACTTACCGAACTACGGGTTGCACTTGACGATGATTATTACGCCTCATTTCTTACGTCGGCCCCCTGGCAACGCGGCGATCGATCGTAG
- a CDS encoding helix-turn-helix domain-containing protein: MFTDTQVIRSYFFKLGLSSEIADIYLALLAYGPQTISDVSRHSGVERTRVYRLMEELTVSNLVEVETRYKRTILHAAPITNLQILLTKKEQELEELRQGLTDLHQKIDAGSLASPTTRVQAYQGSDGLKQMFWNQTRSKSESLSILHENMQRYTNAVFFDRWARACNDRGLEFRSIIGDSFVESQKTWYEEHANERLRKWNGRYVPEGVFSVTHSTVVYDDVTAYYNWKDGEVFGIEIHNAHITEAQRQFFEMLWTLGQDFDDSPIQELWSKSRNG, encoded by the coding sequence GTGTTTACAGATACTCAAGTCATCCGGTCATACTTTTTCAAGCTCGGCCTATCCTCAGAGATTGCCGATATTTATCTGGCTCTTCTTGCCTATGGTCCACAAACTATCTCGGACGTATCGCGGCATTCAGGGGTGGAGCGAACTCGTGTCTATCGACTTATGGAAGAACTGACGGTGAGTAATCTTGTAGAGGTAGAGACTCGGTATAAGCGGACTATTCTTCATGCTGCTCCCATTACTAACCTGCAGATTTTGCTTACCAAAAAAGAGCAGGAGCTCGAGGAGCTTCGGCAAGGTTTGACTGACCTGCATCAAAAGATCGATGCAGGTTCATTGGCATCACCGACCACTCGTGTTCAGGCGTACCAGGGGTCCGACGGTCTTAAGCAGATGTTTTGGAATCAAACACGCTCAAAATCCGAAAGTCTCTCCATCTTGCATGAAAATATGCAGCGTTATACAAACGCGGTATTCTTTGATCGATGGGCGCGAGCCTGCAATGATCGTGGCCTTGAGTTTCGGAGTATTATTGGCGATAGCTTCGTAGAGTCGCAAAAGACCTGGTATGAAGAGCATGCCAATGAGCGACTTCGTAAATGGAATGGTCGCTATGTGCCTGAAGGTGTTTTTTCCGTTACTCACTCGACGGTAGTGTATGACGACGTGACGGCGTATTACAACTGGAAAGACGGCGAGGTTTTTGGAATAGAAATCCATAATGCACATATCACAGAGGCTCAGCGTCAGTTCTTTGAGATGCTCTGGACTTTAGGACAGGATTTTGATGATTCGCCCATCCAGGAACTTTGGAGCAAAAGTCGAAACGGCTAA
- a CDS encoding aminoglycoside adenylyltransferase domain-containing protein → MPNLPQPEVTHPLVNDLFDGVQQILGDNLLGFYLGGSLAIGDFDEDRSDLDFLVVAKGEFTDGSIRRLHELHDSVYASNKNRLYTNYEGIYLTSDQSTHPKTADMHAPHLGSDGHFQIEDHGADIIIDLWKIRKSGFVVYGPSPRDVIGEITTDDMLQAKIQLFKGWWLPKLQAKEPMDNEYQAYAILTMARILYGIENRDEVSKKRAAVWCAERYPQYTELLREALAWEMGDPLNKQGETYDLIRFVAERV, encoded by the coding sequence ATGCCTAACTTGCCCCAACCCGAAGTAACCCACCCCCTTGTCAATGATCTTTTCGATGGCGTGCAACAAATCTTAGGCGATAATTTGCTAGGTTTCTACCTCGGCGGTAGTCTGGCTATCGGCGACTTTGACGAAGACAGAAGTGATTTGGACTTTCTGGTGGTCGCCAAGGGTGAGTTTACCGATGGCTCAATACGAAGACTTCACGAGCTGCACGATAGTGTGTATGCCAGTAACAAAAACCGCCTATACACAAATTACGAGGGCATATATCTAACCTCCGACCAATCAACCCATCCTAAGACCGCCGACATGCACGCACCGCATCTTGGTAGCGACGGACATTTTCAGATAGAAGACCACGGCGCGGATATCATCATTGACCTCTGGAAGATTAGAAAATCAGGCTTCGTAGTCTATGGGCCATCGCCTAGAGATGTTATTGGCGAGATTACTACAGACGATATGCTCCAGGCTAAAATCCAACTATTCAAAGGTTGGTGGCTGCCAAAACTCCAAGCGAAAGAACCGATGGATAATGAGTACCAGGCCTATGCCATCCTGACTATGGCGCGCATCCTATACGGCATTGAAAATCGCGATGAAGTTTCTAAGAAAAGGGCTGCTGTGTGGTGTGCAGAACGTTATCCGCAGTACACCGAGTTGCTACGTGAAGCTTTGGCTTGGGAAATGGGCGACCCACTCAACAAGCAGGGCGAGACGTATGATCTTATTCGGTTTGTGGCGGAGCGAGTATGA